A section of the Paenibacillus yonginensis genome encodes:
- a CDS encoding carbohydrate ABC transporter permease — protein MAANASAQPARSSHPPQTMPHTGRQPFAWLGRLLLRLLLIIQALIVVYPLVWNVLASLKTNEEVMENPWTLPKHFNWSNYVNAFTTARIGDYMLNSVLVVAMSMVILLAAALPTAYALGRMNFRGKTLTTNVYMAGLFIGGVYIIVPLFILMNNLHMLDNRFWLSAVYATGSLPFSVYLMIGFMKSIPKDFEEAALIDGCGYTSTLFRIILPITRPAIVTLIVFGFFDFWNEYVLALTLITSDEKKTIPIGLSNLMQIQQYATDWGSLFAGLVIVLIPTIIIYALLQKRLTDGMMMGGVKG, from the coding sequence ATGGCCGCTAACGCCAGTGCCCAACCTGCCCGCTCCTCCCATCCGCCGCAAACCATGCCGCACACCGGCAGACAACCCTTCGCCTGGCTGGGAAGGCTGCTCCTTCGCCTCCTGCTCATTATCCAGGCCCTGATTGTCGTGTACCCGCTGGTGTGGAACGTGCTGGCATCCTTGAAAACCAATGAGGAGGTGATGGAGAACCCCTGGACGCTGCCCAAGCATTTCAACTGGTCCAACTACGTAAATGCCTTTACGACAGCCCGCATCGGTGATTATATGCTGAACTCCGTGCTGGTGGTCGCCATGTCGATGGTGATCCTGCTCGCAGCAGCCCTGCCGACGGCTTATGCGCTTGGGCGGATGAACTTCAGGGGAAAAACCCTAACAACCAACGTCTACATGGCCGGTCTGTTTATTGGCGGCGTATACATCATCGTGCCGCTTTTTATCCTGATGAACAATCTGCATATGCTCGACAACCGTTTCTGGCTGAGCGCTGTATATGCAACCGGCAGTCTGCCTTTCTCCGTGTACCTGATGATCGGGTTCATGAAGAGCATTCCGAAGGACTTCGAGGAAGCCGCGTTGATCGACGGGTGCGGGTATACCAGCACCTTGTTCCGGATTATTTTACCGATCACCCGCCCTGCCATCGTCACCTTAATTGTGTTTGGGTTCTTTGATTTCTGGAACGAATACGTGCTGGCCTTGACTTTGATTACAAGCGATGAGAAAAAAACGATCCCGATCGGCCTGTCCAATCTGATGCAAATCCAGCAGTACGCAACCGACTGGGGTTCGCTGTTCGCGGGACTTGTGATCGTCCTCATCCCGACCATTATTATTTATGCCCTGCTGCAAAAACGGCTCACCGACGGCATGATGATGGGCGGCGTGAAGGGCTGA
- a CDS encoding carbohydrate ABC transporter permease, giving the protein MSMKAKRSWFLLFCLLPGLVLMALFKIHPTIEVFQKSFYLWTGIGDKPQWVGLRNFTDLFHDDVFLLSLRNTGFLMLVVPVITLFIALVNASILTRSKLRERSLYRTVFFFPSILSFVVIAILWSFIYHPTIGFLNAGLESIGLGKWALAWLGDARTVLWALAVTMIWQAAGYYMVMYMAGIDGISPELYEAASIDGATPVRQFFHITVPMLWEIIRITIIFSINGVLTISFVIVSIMTAGGPDRHSEVVMTYLYSQAFANSNFGYAMAVGVFVFIVSFLLALLSNRLTERGNN; this is encoded by the coding sequence ATGTCCATGAAAGCCAAACGCAGCTGGTTCCTTCTATTCTGTCTGCTGCCCGGACTCGTGCTGATGGCTTTGTTCAAAATTCACCCCACCATTGAGGTGTTTCAGAAATCCTTTTATTTATGGACGGGAATCGGCGACAAACCCCAGTGGGTTGGCCTGAGAAACTTCACCGACCTTTTTCACGATGATGTATTCCTGCTTTCGCTTCGCAACACGGGTTTCCTGATGCTGGTCGTCCCGGTAATCACCTTGTTTATCGCTTTGGTCAACGCCTCGATTCTGACCCGCTCGAAGCTCCGGGAACGTTCCTTGTACCGGACTGTGTTCTTTTTCCCGAGCATCCTGTCCTTTGTCGTCATCGCGATCCTCTGGTCGTTCATTTACCACCCGACCATCGGCTTCCTGAATGCCGGGCTGGAGAGCATCGGTCTCGGCAAATGGGCGCTGGCCTGGCTGGGTGATGCCCGCACCGTCCTGTGGGCGTTGGCCGTTACGATGATCTGGCAGGCCGCCGGTTATTACATGGTTATGTATATGGCCGGCATCGACGGCATCTCGCCCGAACTGTACGAAGCGGCGAGCATCGACGGGGCGACGCCGGTCCGGCAATTTTTCCATATTACAGTCCCTATGCTGTGGGAGATCATCCGGATTACCATCATCTTCAGCATCAACGGCGTCTTAACCATCAGCTTCGTTATCGTTTCAATCATGACGGCCGGAGGACCGGACCGCCATTCCGAAGTGGTGATGACTTATCTGTACAGCCAGGCTTTCGCCAACTCCAATTTCGGTTACGCGATGGCCGTCGGCGTGTTCGTGTTTATCGTCTCATTCCTGCTCGCCCTGCTGAGCAACCGACTAACGGAAAGGGGGAACAACTAA
- a CDS encoding carbohydrate ABC transporter substrate-binding protein: protein MSLKTRFKTFGVVASAILVLAGCGSNGGSANNASGNAGASSASSNTSGFADPELNIAVFQGGYGREYWDTIADDFMKAYPGTKINITASPKIAELVRPKIVAGNPPDLMYIAGSDNTPILDGLIKDHALEDLTDVFDGQDESGSGALKDKILPGVLESRAMSPYGDGKVYLAPFNFGVMGLWYNKSLFDSKGIQVPKTWDELFALNDAAKENGRALFTYQGLYPGYLEEMIVPSIYNVGGQDALNQFFDYDPAFWTSDSFKQVWGIIEKIATTDNGLMKGTVALNHTQAQTAFLQGKAMFIPNGTWFEDEMKDAPREVGFQFGFLGVPTFKVGDPVSALTSVEQVVIPAKAKNIELAKAFLRYLYTDESVKLNAEKSKAVLAIKGAPDLAKPYISETTYNVYKAVDSGMVAVNGSFKSVAKGSKYNPSDEVYKPISSIMNKQMSLDDYSSKLTKLYNDLNKELEQNGN from the coding sequence ATGAGCTTAAAGACACGATTCAAAACCTTTGGCGTTGTAGCGTCGGCCATTCTTGTGCTGGCCGGCTGCGGCAGCAACGGAGGCAGCGCCAATAACGCAAGCGGCAATGCGGGGGCGAGCTCCGCATCATCCAATACGAGCGGTTTTGCCGACCCCGAGCTGAACATCGCCGTCTTCCAGGGCGGTTACGGCCGCGAATATTGGGATACGATCGCAGATGACTTTATGAAAGCTTACCCCGGCACCAAAATCAACATTACAGCGAGTCCAAAAATCGCCGAGCTGGTCCGGCCGAAGATCGTCGCCGGCAATCCGCCTGACCTGATGTATATCGCGGGCAGCGACAACACCCCGATTCTTGACGGCCTGATCAAAGATCATGCCCTCGAGGATTTGACGGACGTCTTTGACGGCCAAGACGAAAGCGGATCGGGCGCGCTGAAAGATAAAATTTTACCAGGCGTCCTGGAGTCCCGGGCCATGTCCCCTTACGGGGACGGCAAAGTGTATCTGGCCCCTTTCAATTTCGGCGTTATGGGCCTCTGGTACAACAAAAGCCTGTTTGACAGCAAAGGCATTCAGGTTCCCAAAACGTGGGATGAATTGTTTGCCCTGAACGACGCCGCCAAAGAAAACGGCCGGGCGCTGTTCACCTACCAAGGCCTTTACCCGGGTTATCTCGAGGAAATGATTGTGCCTTCCATCTACAATGTCGGCGGCCAGGACGCTTTGAACCAGTTCTTTGATTACGACCCGGCCTTCTGGACCAGCGACAGCTTCAAGCAGGTTTGGGGCATTATCGAAAAAATCGCCACTACGGACAACGGCCTGATGAAAGGCACCGTCGCCCTGAACCACACCCAGGCGCAAACGGCCTTCCTGCAGGGCAAAGCGATGTTCATTCCGAACGGCACCTGGTTTGAGGATGAAATGAAGGATGCGCCTCGCGAGGTCGGCTTCCAGTTCGGTTTCCTCGGCGTACCGACCTTTAAGGTCGGCGATCCGGTAAGCGCTTTGACCAGCGTCGAGCAGGTTGTCATCCCGGCCAAAGCCAAAAATATCGAGCTGGCCAAAGCCTTCCTGCGCTACCTCTACACCGACGAAAGCGTAAAGCTGAACGCTGAGAAATCAAAAGCCGTGCTGGCCATCAAAGGCGCGCCCGACCTGGCCAAACCTTACATCTCCGAAACCACTTATAACGTCTATAAAGCCGTGGACAGCGGCATGGTCGCCGTTAACGGCAGCTTCAAGTCCGTTGCCAAAGGCAGCAAATACAACCCGAGCGACGAAGTCTACAAACCGATCTCTTCCATCATGAACAAACAGATGAGCCTCGACGATTACAGCAGCAAGCTCACCAAGCTGTATAACGATCTAAACAAGGAGCTTGAGCAGAACGGGAATTAA
- a CDS encoding response regulator produces the protein MYRVLIVDDELIVRHAVQTLIRWETGRFVHAGSCASGQAALDAVRQAGPSGVDIIITDIKMPDMDGLQLIKQLKHIPFDGEVLVLSNYNDFELVREALKQGAYDYMLKLSLEKDNFMEVLHEIADKLDNKVHMPSRAGSASRGGYQANREDNLVAGSAAAAGWAADSMESVGSTGAAGTAGLVGTSGSTGAAGSAGPAEGLGYAAAATAAYEANETYEANRALFPDWLQKVAQAAGEAEGSPLRSPAAGGPAPSPPGCRPGEQVLLFLAVAAPAPSLSREEASRLEPAWVSLLGELCPGSACKAAIKLGLGEWLLAVTGSQGGEAGELIVPEHLANRIASLTHMYYNLQTGMVYTDGADTIQELVQQLRQCRSLKSRLLAEARSFPVVWPASSAASVSAPSVPLWPEIEPPRELSNESAINDRAPLKIPMPGPSLSLRSASLRPEIAHVLDYLHQHYAERIVLPEVAAYVNLSEAYLCQLFKTETGQSILTYLNEFRMAKAYELLATGRYLVKEAAAEVGIHDPYYFNRLFKRKFGISPKKIKPQTS, from the coding sequence ATGTATAGAGTGCTGATTGTAGACGATGAACTGATTGTTCGGCATGCCGTCCAAACCCTGATCCGCTGGGAGACCGGGCGCTTTGTGCACGCCGGCTCCTGCGCCAGCGGACAGGCCGCGCTGGATGCGGTCAGGCAGGCCGGACCTTCCGGCGTTGACATCATCATTACCGATATCAAAATGCCTGACATGGACGGTCTGCAGCTGATCAAGCAGCTTAAACACATTCCCTTTGACGGAGAAGTGCTGGTCCTCAGCAATTATAATGATTTTGAGCTTGTCCGGGAAGCGCTGAAGCAGGGAGCCTATGACTATATGCTCAAGCTTTCGCTGGAGAAGGACAACTTTATGGAGGTACTGCATGAAATCGCCGATAAGCTGGACAACAAAGTGCACATGCCCAGCCGGGCCGGATCTGCCAGCAGAGGCGGATATCAGGCAAACCGGGAAGACAACCTGGTAGCAGGTTCAGCCGCTGCAGCCGGGTGGGCGGCGGATTCAATGGAATCCGTTGGCTCAACCGGGGCAGCGGGGACAGCCGGTTTAGTTGGAACATCCGGTTCGACTGGAGCCGCTGGATCGGCAGGACCGGCAGAAGGCCTGGGTTATGCCGCTGCGGCGACTGCAGCCTATGAAGCCAATGAAACCTATGAAGCCAATCGCGCTTTGTTTCCGGATTGGCTGCAAAAGGTCGCCCAGGCCGCCGGAGAAGCCGAGGGGAGCCCGCTGCGTTCTCCCGCGGCGGGAGGACCTGCCCCCTCTCCGCCAGGCTGCAGGCCCGGCGAACAGGTGCTGCTCTTTCTCGCCGTTGCCGCACCAGCCCCTTCCCTGTCCCGTGAGGAGGCCAGCCGCCTTGAACCGGCCTGGGTCAGCCTGCTCGGCGAGCTCTGTCCCGGCTCTGCCTGCAAAGCGGCCATTAAGCTGGGGTTAGGCGAGTGGCTGCTGGCAGTGACCGGCAGTCAGGGGGGCGAGGCCGGGGAATTGATTGTGCCGGAGCATTTGGCCAATCGGATCGCCAGCCTTACCCATATGTATTACAACCTTCAAACCGGGATGGTTTATACGGACGGAGCCGATACGATTCAGGAGCTTGTCCAGCAGCTCCGGCAGTGCAGAAGCCTCAAATCCCGGCTGCTTGCCGAAGCCCGGAGTTTCCCCGTCGTTTGGCCCGCTTCCAGCGCAGCGTCGGTTAGCGCGCCGTCCGTTCCCCTCTGGCCGGAAATCGAACCGCCAAGGGAACTGAGCAATGAAAGCGCAATCAACGACAGGGCTCCTTTGAAGATCCCAATGCCTGGGCCTTCTTTGTCCCTGCGTTCCGCCTCCCTGCGGCCCGAGATTGCCCATGTGCTTGACTATTTGCATCAGCATTATGCCGAGCGGATCGTCTTGCCGGAAGTTGCTGCGTACGTGAATCTGTCTGAAGCTTATTTATGCCAGCTGTTCAAGACGGAAACCGGACAAAGCATTCTGACCTATCTGAACGAGTTCCGAATGGCCAAAGCGTATGAGCTGCTCGCCACGGGCCGTTATTTGGTCAAAGAGGCGGCTGCGGAGGTCGGCATTCATGATCCTTATTATTTCAACCGGCTGTTCAAACGCAAATTCGGCATCTCTCCAAAAAAAATCAAACCGCAAACCTCCTGA
- a CDS encoding sensor histidine kinase codes for MYKKTSFLLRRLSIKNRLLTAFLITSLLPVAIVAFYSNQIYEASITDKISAYSSQTLTELTRNISRELGQYETLSENIIINDSIQYGLTRYSSLSDFDKNTLQTRIRNELGPQFFSFSNLSNIVIMTNDGETFFDLGYQWYPDNQLSSMVQQTEGAPRNAYWSYLRSNRGSTVIALSRKIYSAENLNLQIGYLVIAMDEKVFARNMFQSVDLGKDSSVYITDRSGVTLSSSSSSLPQGSLNQADLTRRIEAQHEAGRLESFQTKIWSKQYLVSSTFIDAANWYLIGLIPHSYIISELGDLRGNIVLLCLLTLILSSVIGLWIYDSINSPLRSLLRYAKRIHKGRFDPIPKPVAPPDEMQQLTITIHDMVTELKLLIRQVQLEQQAKRDAELKMLQAQINPHFLFNTLNSLKWSAMLSGNESLTQGIGSLSELLRNTILDREELIPLSKEMANLRHYANIQRIRYGDSFELECQPVEPDEDVIVPKFILQPIVENSILHGAANHKRIHICVSFAFRHGHLILTLSDDGKGFDPAELEHKDHAGSRLSGIGIHNVHERIQLHYGAAYGLRTESAPGQGTTTVLTLPLHYVQEEDKAYV; via the coding sequence TTGTACAAGAAGACCTCTTTCCTGCTGCGCCGCCTTTCTATCAAGAACCGGCTGCTTACGGCATTCCTTATCACTTCCCTGCTGCCGGTCGCGATTGTAGCCTTCTACTCCAATCAAATCTATGAGGCTTCCATTACGGATAAAATAAGTGCTTATTCCAGTCAAACGTTAACGGAGCTTACCCGCAACATTTCCCGCGAGCTGGGCCAATACGAAACTCTCAGCGAAAATATTATTATTAACGATTCCATCCAATACGGGCTTACCCGTTACTCCTCTTTAAGCGACTTTGATAAAAATACGCTGCAGACCCGGATCCGAAACGAGCTTGGTCCGCAGTTCTTCAGCTTCAGCAATTTGTCCAACATCGTAATTATGACGAACGACGGCGAGACGTTCTTTGATCTCGGATACCAATGGTACCCGGATAACCAGCTCAGCAGCATGGTCCAACAGACGGAAGGCGCTCCCCGCAACGCCTACTGGTCATATCTCCGTTCCAACCGCGGGTCTACCGTCATTGCGCTCAGCCGCAAAATTTATTCCGCCGAAAATCTTAATCTGCAAATCGGGTATCTGGTCATCGCTATGGATGAAAAAGTGTTCGCCCGCAACATGTTCCAATCGGTCGATTTGGGCAAGGACAGCAGCGTCTATATCACTGACCGGAGCGGCGTTACCCTCTCTTCCAGCAGCTCTTCGCTCCCCCAGGGCAGTCTGAACCAAGCCGATTTAACGCGGCGGATCGAGGCGCAGCACGAAGCCGGCAGGCTTGAATCTTTCCAGACCAAAATTTGGTCCAAGCAGTATTTGGTTAGCAGCACGTTTATAGATGCAGCCAATTGGTATTTGATCGGCTTGATTCCTCATTCTTATATCATTTCCGAGCTGGGCGACCTGCGCGGAAACATCGTGCTGCTCTGCCTGCTCACCTTGATCCTGTCCAGCGTTATCGGGCTCTGGATCTATGACAGCATCAATTCGCCGCTCCGCTCTTTGCTGCGGTATGCCAAACGGATTCATAAAGGGCGGTTCGATCCGATACCGAAGCCGGTAGCCCCGCCGGATGAAATGCAGCAGCTGACGATCACCATTCACGATATGGTGACCGAGCTGAAGCTGCTGATCCGGCAGGTCCAGCTGGAGCAGCAGGCCAAACGCGATGCCGAGCTCAAAATGCTTCAAGCCCAGATCAACCCTCATTTTCTGTTTAATACGCTTAATTCCCTGAAGTGGAGCGCTATGCTGAGCGGCAACGAATCGCTGACCCAGGGGATCGGCTCTTTATCTGAGCTGCTGCGCAATACGATCCTTGACCGTGAGGAATTGATTCCTTTAAGCAAAGAAATGGCGAATCTGCGCCATTATGCCAACATTCAGCGCATCCGGTACGGGGATTCGTTTGAGCTGGAATGTCAGCCTGTAGAGCCGGACGAGGATGTTATCGTTCCGAAGTTTATTTTGCAGCCGATTGTCGAGAACTCGATTCTTCACGGCGCTGCCAACCATAAACGGATTCATATCTGCGTAAGCTTTGCCTTTCGTCACGGCCATCTCATCCTGACGCTGAGCGACGACGGCAAAGGGTTTGATCCCGCCGAGCTGGAGCATAAAGACCACGCCGGCAGCCGCCTGTCCGGCATCGGCATTCATAACGTGCACGAAAGAATCCAGCTGCATTACGGCGCTGCCTACGGGCTTCGTACGGAAAGCGCGCCCGGACAGGGCACAACGACCGTATTGACTTTACCGTTACATTACGTTCAAGAGGAGGACAAAGCATATGTATAG
- the htpG gene encoding molecular chaperone HtpG has protein sequence MAKMQFKAESKRLLDMMIHSIYTQKEIFLRELISNSSDAIDKIYYRALTDENLTFNKEDYYIKVSVDKDSRTLKLSDTGIGMTREELENNLGVIAKSGSLAFKNENEAKDGFNIIGQFGVGFYSAFMVADKVTVISRALGSDEAFKWESEGADGYTIEPAGKDAVGTEIILKIKENTEDEKYDEFLEEYRLRTIIKKYSDFIRYPIKMDVTRQRPVEGKENEYEDYTEEQTINSMVPIWRRNKNELTDEDYQNFYFEKRYGFDKPLKHVHISADGAVVYNAILFIPENTPFDYYTKEYEKGLELYSNGVLIMEKCGDLLPDYFSFVKGMVDSEDLSLNISRELLQHDRQLKLIAKNIKNRIKSTLLSLQKDERDNYEKFYKAFGRQLKFGAYSDFGANKDDLQDLLMFHSSKENRLVSLAEYVSRMPEDQKYIYYATGESVERIEKLPQTELVADKGYEMLYFTDDIDEFAIKTIVKYKDKEFRNVSSGDLGIESDESAKAAEAEQNENKDLFEAMAGILGDKVKAVKASKRLKSHPVCLSSEGELTIEMEKVLRSMPNGEDVKADKVLEINVNHPVFSSLKASLESDKEKLSLYTNLLYNQALLIEGLPIQDPVEFTNDICKVMV, from the coding sequence ATGGCAAAGATGCAATTTAAGGCCGAGTCCAAACGTTTGCTGGACATGATGATTCACTCCATCTACACGCAAAAGGAAATTTTTCTGCGCGAGCTGATCTCCAACAGCAGCGATGCGATCGACAAAATTTACTACAGAGCTTTAACCGACGAGAACCTGACCTTCAACAAAGAAGATTATTATATTAAAGTGTCCGTGGATAAAGACAGCAGAACGCTCAAGCTGTCCGATACCGGGATCGGCATGACGCGCGAGGAGCTGGAGAACAACCTGGGCGTCATTGCCAAAAGCGGTTCCCTGGCCTTCAAGAACGAAAACGAAGCGAAAGACGGCTTCAACATCATCGGCCAATTTGGCGTAGGTTTCTATTCCGCTTTTATGGTCGCCGACAAGGTAACCGTTATCTCCAGAGCACTGGGCAGCGACGAAGCCTTTAAATGGGAATCCGAAGGTGCTGACGGCTACACGATTGAACCGGCTGGCAAGGATGCCGTCGGCACCGAAATCATCCTCAAGATCAAAGAGAATACGGAAGACGAGAAATATGATGAATTTCTGGAGGAATACCGCCTCAGAACGATCATCAAAAAATATTCCGACTTCATCCGTTATCCGATCAAGATGGACGTCACCCGGCAAAGACCGGTCGAAGGCAAAGAGAATGAATACGAGGATTATACCGAAGAGCAGACGATCAACAGCATGGTGCCGATCTGGCGCCGCAACAAAAACGAGCTGACCGACGAGGATTACCAGAACTTCTACTTCGAGAAGAGATACGGCTTCGACAAGCCGCTTAAACATGTCCACATCAGCGCGGACGGCGCGGTCGTCTACAACGCGATCCTGTTCATTCCGGAGAACACGCCTTTCGACTACTATACCAAAGAATATGAGAAAGGCCTTGAGCTCTATTCCAACGGCGTGCTGATTATGGAAAAATGCGGCGACCTGCTGCCGGACTATTTCAGCTTCGTCAAAGGGATGGTCGATTCTGAAGACCTGTCGCTCAACATCTCCCGCGAGCTGCTGCAGCATGACCGCCAGCTCAAGCTGATCGCCAAAAATATCAAGAACAGAATCAAAAGCACGCTGCTCAGCCTGCAGAAGGACGAACGCGACAACTATGAAAAGTTCTACAAAGCGTTTGGCAGACAGCTTAAATTTGGCGCTTACAGCGATTTTGGCGCCAACAAAGACGATTTGCAGGACCTGCTGATGTTCCACTCCTCCAAGGAGAACAGGCTGGTTTCTCTCGCCGAATATGTCTCCCGCATGCCGGAGGATCAGAAATACATCTATTACGCAACCGGCGAATCGGTAGAGCGGATTGAGAAGCTGCCGCAAACCGAGCTGGTGGCCGATAAAGGCTACGAAATGCTGTATTTCACCGACGATATCGACGAGTTCGCGATCAAGACGATTGTCAAATACAAAGACAAAGAATTTAGAAACGTCTCCAGCGGCGATCTGGGCATTGAATCCGACGAATCGGCGAAAGCGGCCGAAGCGGAGCAGAACGAGAACAAAGACCTGTTCGAGGCGATGGCCGGCATCCTCGGCGACAAGGTTAAAGCCGTCAAGGCTTCCAAACGCCTGAAAAGCCATCCGGTCTGCCTGTCCTCGGAAGGCGAGCTGACGATCGAAATGGAGAAGGTGCTCCGCTCCATGCCGAACGGCGAAGACGTCAAAGCCGACAAGGTGCTGGAAATCAACGTGAACCATCCGGTGTTCAGCTCCCTGAAAGCTTCCCTGGAGAGCGACAAAGAGAAGCTGAGCCTGTACACAAACCTGCTGTACAACCAGGCGCTGCTGATCGAAGGCCTGCCGATCCAGGATCCGGTGGAATTCACCAACGATATTTGCAAAGTGATGGTCTAA
- a CDS encoding IclR family transcriptional regulator yields the protein MQNKNKTVVRSMDLLNLFLNHHKLNINEMARLSGIPKTSVHRMIGSLEEMGLLSKDKEGKYSLGLLFLQFGNLVAERLDIRHTALPVMEQLKDDIKEAVHLVLRDGREAIYIEKLDTDHPVRLFTKIGRKAPLYAGASSRVILAFLPEDERESYLKEVNLKPIASGTITDKQVLREALEDARSKGYSFSRSELENYTAELSAPIFDHAGQIIAALSTAGLEVQFDQGRIEQLSVKVRQAADEISQKLGFTGSVLQGSAG from the coding sequence GTGCAGAACAAAAATAAAACGGTAGTCAGGTCCATGGATCTGCTGAATCTGTTTCTGAACCATCACAAACTGAATATCAATGAAATGGCCAGGCTGTCAGGGATTCCCAAAACCTCGGTGCATCGCATGATCGGCTCGCTGGAGGAAATGGGACTGCTGAGCAAGGATAAGGAGGGCAAATATTCGCTGGGCCTTTTGTTCCTGCAGTTCGGCAACCTGGTCGCTGAGCGGCTGGACATCCGGCACACTGCGCTGCCGGTGATGGAGCAGCTTAAGGATGACATCAAGGAAGCCGTTCATCTCGTGCTTCGGGACGGCAGGGAAGCGATCTATATCGAAAAGCTGGATACCGACCATCCCGTTCGCTTGTTCACCAAAATCGGCAGGAAAGCCCCTCTCTATGCCGGGGCCTCTTCCCGGGTGATACTGGCTTTCTTGCCCGAGGACGAAAGGGAGTCCTATTTGAAAGAAGTGAATTTGAAACCGATTGCTTCCGGCACAATCACGGACAAGCAGGTGCTGCGAGAAGCGCTGGAAGATGCCAGATCCAAAGGTTACAGCTTCAGCCGCTCGGAGCTTGAGAACTATACGGCCGAGCTGAGCGCGCCGATCTTTGATCATGCCGGACAAATAATAGCCGCTTTAAGCACCGCCGGCCTGGAGGTCCAATTTGATCAAGGGCGGATTGAGCAGCTGTCTGTCAAGGTGCGTCAAGCCGCTGATGAAATTTCACAAAAGCTGGGGTTCACAGGGTCGGTCCTGCAAGGATCGGCAGGATAG
- a CDS encoding MFS transporter, whose protein sequence is MEQSVIRVSNRKDIVDFVNSHPVSKSGFKIILLALAGVFVDAYDFTSIGIGTAQLQEQFGLSAVELGSLTAIMAVGSLLGAIFGGYYTDKFGRNKMFLIDLFLMVFAAFGAALSPNFGWLVFFRLLMGIGVGLDIPVALSFIAEFSNLKKKGSNVTLWCPLWFTAASITGLIALPFYLLDQHEYIWRWSVGIGGVFALIVLFLRYFFMNESPLWAAHYLSIEESAKVLRKTYNIEVIVTENAETGKAEKAKQAKPSYKAIFQGKYKLRTILASIITFTQSMEYFAVGFYIPTISSLLFGKGVIYAIVGTIVFNLFGALGGFLGASLNTRWGVRKLSIAGYILAGLGLLLMGGVGNVYAGISAVLLAAFIFGHAFGPGSQGMTMATLSYPTELRGLGTGFGQGVTRAGSILGFFLFPVVLAAAGLYNTLLMLAVVPVLGLIATLWIKWEPVGLDVENGKEISA, encoded by the coding sequence ATGGAGCAAAGCGTAATCCGGGTTTCGAACAGAAAGGATATCGTAGATTTCGTCAATTCGCATCCGGTCAGCAAATCCGGCTTCAAAATTATTTTGCTGGCTCTCGCCGGCGTATTCGTGGATGCCTACGATTTCACGAGCATCGGAATCGGTACGGCACAGCTGCAGGAGCAGTTCGGCTTGTCCGCCGTGGAACTGGGCAGCTTGACAGCCATCATGGCGGTGGGTTCGCTTCTGGGAGCGATTTTTGGAGGGTATTATACGGATAAATTCGGGCGGAACAAAATGTTTCTGATCGACTTGTTTCTCATGGTATTCGCCGCATTCGGAGCGGCTTTGTCGCCCAATTTCGGCTGGCTCGTGTTTTTCCGGCTGTTGATGGGGATCGGAGTCGGGCTGGATATTCCGGTGGCGCTGAGCTTTATAGCCGAATTCAGCAACCTGAAGAAGAAGGGGAGCAACGTGACGCTCTGGTGCCCGCTCTGGTTTACGGCGGCATCCATAACCGGGTTGATTGCCCTGCCTTTTTATTTGCTGGACCAGCATGAATACATCTGGAGATGGTCCGTCGGCATCGGCGGCGTTTTTGCCCTGATCGTCCTGTTCCTGCGTTATTTCTTTATGAATGAAAGCCCGCTGTGGGCGGCGCACTATTTGTCGATTGAGGAAAGCGCCAAGGTTCTCCGGAAGACCTACAACATCGAAGTGATCGTCACGGAGAACGCCGAAACAGGCAAGGCCGAAAAGGCCAAACAAGCGAAACCGTCTTATAAAGCGATTTTTCAAGGGAAATACAAGCTCAGAACGATATTGGCTTCCATTATCACCTTTACCCAGAGCATGGAATATTTCGCGGTTGGTTTCTATATTCCGACCATTTCCAGCCTCTTGTTCGGCAAAGGCGTCATCTACGCGATCGTCGGCACTATCGTGTTTAATCTGTTTGGTGCCTTGGGCGGGTTCCTGGGCGCTTCGTTAAATACCCGCTGGGGGGTCCGCAAGCTGTCCATCGCCGGCTATATCCTTGCCGGGCTTGGGCTTCTGCTGATGGGCGGGGTCGGCAATGTGTACGCCGGAATATCGGCGGTGCTGCTGGCGGCATTTATTTTCGGACATGCGTTTGGTCCGGGCTCGCAGGGAATGACGATGGCGACTTTGTCCTATCCGACGGAGCTCCGTGGTCTCGGAACCGGCTTTGGACAGGGCGTAACCCGAGCAGGCAGCATACTTGGCTTTTTCCTGTTCCCGGTCGTGCTGGCCGCGGCAGGCCTCTATAATACTCTGCTGATGCTGGCGGTTGTGCCCGTGCTGGGTTTAATTGCAACGCTGTGGATTAAATGGGAGCCGGTTGGATTAGACGTGGAAAATGGAAAAGAAATTTCGGCTTAA